The genomic region TGTGCTGGCTCATGGCTAAGCGACGTGACATGTCGTCGCTGGCAAACGCAGGCATTGCAGTTGACGAAGGAAGAGGCAGTCCTCCGCCAGGACCTGTATCGTCCGCCCAGCCACGTGCGACAGCCCTTGCTGCCAAGTCAAAGGAGCTCGTTAGAATTGCATCCGGTTGAGTCAAGGACACGTTCTCAGGTACCTGTGCTCGCTGACCATCAGAGTGAAGGTCGAGTCGacgtgcagcagcagctgcggccCCGTTCACTTCGACTATGATGTCGCCCGAGACGGCAAGACCCTGCAAGAGTTTCTCTGCCAGATTGACGGGGTCGTTGCATTTCCCCTTCTGCGTCATGAGGTCGTTAGCACGCTTGAACCAGCGATGGCGTCGAATGCCTTCAAAGGTGATGCGTTTCTCTGGAGTGGGATGCATCATCTTTttgagcagcgacagcgcGTCCTGAGGAATCCTGGGCCATGGGTCGTACTCAAACAGCTTTCCAGTGCGGTAGGCGCTGTACTCGGGCGATCTGGACGTGGGCTCGTCCCAAGGCGtgctgccgacgagcatAGCGAAGAGCACCACGCCGGAGCTCCACACGTCGACAGGCTCACCACGATACGGTTTGCCGTTCATCTCGGGTGCAATGTAAGGCAAAGAACCACATGCACCCGTCAGCTCTCGCTCCTTGCCTTTGTACTTGTAAACGGAGCAGAGGCCAAAGTCGGCAATCTTGAGGTTACCCtctgcatcgagcagcatgTTTTCCGGCTTGATGTCGCGGTGCGTGACGCCTTGGGAGTGGATGTATTCCAGACCtgccagcagctgctgaaaGTAGAAATGGGCGAGATCCTCTTCAACACCATAGTCTGGCGCAATCTTGTCAAAGAGATCGCCACCAGCTCCGAGTTCAAGCACCATGTAAAGACCCGGTACGTAGTTTTGATCGTGCGAGGGAGAGCTGAGCATCTGTTGGCGTTCCTTGTCGCGAGCCCGGATGGATTCCTTGGTAGTGGCGACAGCTTCACCCATCAAGATACCCTTTTCTTTGCCTGCATTTCCGTTCTTGTCCACTCCGCGTTCGACAGCTCCGAGAAATTCGAGGACGTTGGGGTGTTTGAGAATAGAGTGTACCTGCACCTCCTTCTGCAAAGCTCGACGGTCGATCGGATACTTGTTGGAACGGTTCGGGGCATATGAGATGACCTTGATGGCTGCAACGCTATGAGACTCGGAGGATGGGTTGACGGCACGGAACACTTTGCTGAAACCGCCTCCGCCGATGAGCTGCACAATGCGGTAGTCGAGTACAGGCGGATACGACTGTCCTGTTGAAGATTTTGGAATGGTCATTGTGTGGTTttgcgagcagcagcagctatGGTCTGGTATTCGATGGAGTGCTGCGAACTGCCACTGCGTCTagaggtgttggtggtCGTCGAAGCTGGACACCGTGGAGCGGTTATGCGTGTTGGTTTGTCAACCGATTTTCCCCCCTTTCtcagttgtgagtgttggtgGCGACTGCGACTGGCCAAGCTGAGCTGTCGCGACTGACGCGTCGAGTAGAGTGCAGAATCGACTCAGCCTCCACGATCTCACATTTCGGCGTTTTAATCGTCACGCGTGGTTcgtagtcacgagtgagttCCACGTTTTGttaaatcacgaatcacgaatcacgaatctgtgaatgtcGCGCGGACCATCACGCATGATGCAGTTGTGCACTCAGCTTCTGAAACACACTCTCCTCCACTTGACACCTGCTCCTCGCTGTCATCTCGTATCGTCCTCCGATCTCGTTTGCCCATTCTGGGATTGAGAAACCCATCATGGCAGCAGTAGCATCGGTGCTGGCGGCGCCTTTGACATCCACGGACCGCCTtgaagcgctgctgctcgtcgctcgatCTACAAAGCCGCgtggtgcagcagcagtgaATCTCATCCATCAAGCTGTCTCTGCTCCTGgcgtcttcttctttggcgAGCTATTCGACGTAGCAGGTGTTGCGGAACTGTCGATGTCTTCCGAAATACACCTTGTGGCCGGCTATCAGCTACTATGTCTCTTCTCGTACGGCACATACACCGATTACGTGCATCTGAATCGATCTGGTTGTGTACCAGAACTGTCCAGAGATGAGCTGCAGAAACTTCGACAGCTGACGCTGCTATCTCTAGCGAGTCAACACAAGGCTCTATCATACGCATTACTCCACAAAGCCGTCGGTATCCCCCCGGACAACAGCAGGGAATTGGAGGACCTCATCATCGAAACTATCTATGCAGGCTTGATCTCAGGCAAGCTGAACGAACTACAGTCGAGATTCGAAATACACCACGTTCAAGGTCGAGATGTTCCGCATCCCTCTCTGATGTCATCACCAGCATTATCTGCGCTGTCATCTCTCAGCAGTAGCACGCCCCAACTGGATCAGATCGTTGCATCACTCCAGAACTGGCAGTCTTGCACGGTATCTGTGTTGCAAAGTCTACAATCACGGATGGATGAAACCCGTCACAGTGCCGCCGATTCAGCCCTccaacaccagcagcatcgccaagcaCTGCTGCACAACTTGATCGAATCGCAGCACCTGCTcgaaagccagcagcagcagcagcagccaaaaaAGGGAAAGAGTGCAGCCAATCCGATGGACATCGATGACGTCGATAATCCATGGGCCGCacccaagaagaaggctACCGTCGCAGGCGCCAGGGGTAGCAAACGGTCCCGCGCTTGAGACACAGCCATCTGCGCCGAGTTCAACACCCTTTCTTCGACCAGCGGAAGCTATCACACAGTTCAAGCAATCACAACTGCAATTGACAGCATTTTGCGATACAGACCGCATATCATGACGAgcgacattcgtgattgacttGGTCAAAGACATCAATGAGCGTGCTCCAACGGTCTTGAGTTGTTTCAAAAGCGAACCGCTCCaatcgaatcgaatcgaatcgatGCGAGCAAAACGCCAGTGACGCGATCAGAAGGGAAGGATGGAATCAGAAACATCCGTAGGCTTTGCAGTGAATGCTTCGACCGCTTTGGGGCAATGCTCATCGTTTGATGCGTGGTCGATAGCGTAGCAAAGGTAAAGCGTGTCTGAGGCGTTGCTGAGAACGTCGGCACACAGGCGCAAGGTCCAGTAGGGAAGCAAGCCACACAACAATCCGACCAACGGCGCATCTGCAGGCACGTGAAGCTGGTGCGCCGAAAAGAGAAAGCCTACCAAACCAGCGAGGAAGGATAGGGCGATAGCGGTCAAGTCAAGCACCAGATTGATGACGAGACCTTCCATGACACCTTGTACGCCTCTGTTGCTCACCAACTGAGCActcttcttggcagccgTCCAGAAACCGTCTCCGGTGACACCAACGTAGACGAGCGCAAGGTCGCTATAGCTCTGCAATACGGCTCCCAGCCCAGCGAGCGCTACGACCACGTGCGAAAGAGGCTGCAGAAGCTTGGGCACCCTACGATGTGTGGTAGCGTCCGAGATTCGGCGCGCCGTCTCTGCGATCACGGTCAGAGTCTTTACGATGGCCAGAATTAATGCAGACATGCAGATCGAGCCGAGCGCAGGGCCCGTTGACCTAGCAAAAGATACCCGGACCACTTCCGTGGGATCCGGCGCAGCGTGTCGAGGGGTCGAACCGAAAGCTCCGTGCTGCGGATACGAGCCAGGAGCTCCCGGTGCTTGGTCGTAGATCGAGTCGCCGTCAAAGATGACGTCATGTGCGTGCGACTCGTCGGCGCGACGCTTATCAAATGACTGCGTGCGCCCATCACCAACACTGCTGGGCCCGGCCATGCCGCCAGTCGAGGGtcctgcagcagcaggatgGGTATCTGTACGTGTGGAATCGTCCTCGCCAATTCGATGGAAGTACCAGTGACTCACTACACCAGCCACCGTCACACGCTGGACGCCGCGCAAAACAGCCCAGGTCCATAGCCAGGCGCAAAGCGTAGCCCATGCGAGCCAGGCCGCCTTTGTGTCGGTCTGCcactcgatcgagtcgccCACCTGCCGACCAAAATGGCCCAACAGGAAGAGCCGAGTAAAGATGTAGAGGAATGGGATCGTGGCGAGTGCAAACACACCTAGCGACGCCAAAGCCAGTACCAGCAAGGCAGGATGCTGTAATACGACACTGCACGATAGTTCGAGCACGGCGATCGAGCGCGAAAGCGCCTTACGCCTCTGCCATACCATGCGAGCAaagaggatggcaagcgcCAAGGGGAGGACGGAAATGATGCGCAGACCCGTCGTACTCCATCCGCCACCCGACCAGGCCTCATCGTCGTAGATGAAGCTTCCAGCAAACGCCCACGCCCATCCAAGTCCCAGCACGACAGGAACGCCCATCAAGCCGGTACGCAACACTTTGGCGCCACCAAAGCGGCTCAGGTTGCGGAGCAAGAGGAGATTTCCAACACCGGCCGCAAATGaaagcagcgtcagcaagatcaagatgggCAGTGAGCGGGTGATGGTGTAGTACGAAGACGGTCGCGTCTTGGGGGTCTTTGGCTGCGAGGGACTGCGAGCGCCCCAGCTGAGATATGTTCCGATCAGGATGGTCGCACCAATGGCGGCAGCGAAGCTTGCGATGGCGGTCTTATCGCGATACTTGCCAAAGGCGAGGCGGTTGGCCCAGGGTCCCCATCCTGCCCTAGCAGGAGGCGCAGGATACAGGTGAATCTCGTCAGTGGTGTGTTCTTGACGCTTGGGAGTGGTCGACCCGGTGGCGCCACGACGTGAATGGCGCTGTTGTCGACTGTTGCGATGAGGTTGTGCATCGAGATCCGAAGCTTCAGAGTCGGAGGCGTGTCTGATTGCGATCCTCAGGGGGCGTGCGCTGCCAGAGCCAGACGGTAGCAGAGGCTCACGCAGGGTGGATGCCATCTGGCGAGCACGGTTGCGCGACATGCGACGGTTGGGTTGACCGCGACGAGCCTCGCTCTCGGTGTCGTAGTCGGAATCTGTGACCGAGGAGGCTGAAATTGAACCAGATCTAGAACGCGACATGTCGGAtcggtcttggtcgtcctCATGCTcaacctcatcctcgtcctcgcgTTGATCGTAAATGCTGAAGAGACCCTTTTCTCGTTTTCGATGAGAGCGTGGCGCTTTAGCATGAGCGCGATTGGCTTCAGAGGTGTGCGAGTAGATGGAGACATCTTGCAGCTGGTGTCTGTGGCTATAGCGCGAAGTGGGGTGCGCTGAGTTGCGGGTAGGAGCTGAATCGGTATCGATGGTGGATCCATGGGCAAGCCAGCCTCGTGCCCTTGCAGCTTCGCGGCGTTGAAATTGAGCGACTGTGGGTGGATTGGAGAATTCGGGAGGCGAATAAAGAGGGTTCTGATCGTGCACGGAGTTTGGGAGAGAGGGATGTTCAGAGGTGAGATGCTCCTTGGTGCTGGCAAGACTGTGCTGGCTGGCGTCGTCATCAAGGTCTCCATCGGCAAGGAACGGATCCTGTGTGTCGTTGTGTGCACTGCGACGCGATGCACTTGGTGCTTTCGAGGAAGATGGAGCGGCATGCATggaggtcgacgaggaggcgcTGGGCAGCGCATCCACAGCTGCTTGTCGGGGCGAAAGGGCGGCGTTTGTGAGAGCCTCTAGGCTGTCAGAAATGTCTTCGGAGTGTGAGCTTTCTGCAAGACGAGAGGCTAGACGTGGCATGCGTCGATCGTCGCGCCAAAGATCGacatcgtcctcgtcgtcaatcTCACGGATGAGCGAATCGCGGATTCCATATGCTGGGGTGGCAGCCTGTTTTCGGCGGCCGGAAGCGAGAAAGGAGGCAGGACCGAAGCGACTGGCGCCAGTGAGGCTGTGTAGGATGCCGCTCTGCGCAGCTGATCTGCCATGTGCTGGAGGAGTGGGAAGGCCGTCAGAGCTGGAGAGGCTATAATCTGGACCGTAGGGGTTGTGCCGATTGTTAGGATGCGAAAAGGGAGCGCCAGATACGGAAGCGTGGCTGTAAAAGAGCGGATCGGTGGGATCGTTGGCGTCTtgatcggcatcgacaCTTGGACGTACGGACGTGGCGAGACCCGAGGAGAGGAAACGAGAGGCGTACTGAGAGAGGGAGGTCATGGTCGCTTACGGCCTCGCGAGCGACCCAGGCTTCTATCAAGGGTGCACGAGAGTGTTGCGCTCGTATGAAAAAGCTCCGGGCCTGCTACACGCCTGACGCGATGGTGTGGGCTTGTAAGCAGCGATTAGAAAGCAACTGTGCCAAGGAAGTGCGCTTTAGCGACAGAGGCTGGTGTTGTTCTTAGACAAGACGTTGACAGTatagagagagagagtggAGCAAGGGGCCAAGCAAGCGCTCGACAAAGATGGTGATCAAGATGGTGATCAAGATGGTGATCAAGATGGTGATCAAGATGgtgatcgagatggtgatTCAAGACGGTGATCCAAGATGGTGATCAAGATGGTGATAGGGCATGGTACAAAGCCAACTCAAGATAGTGAGCGTTGCGGCAAGACTACGGTCTCTGGCTGgcagattcacgattgcagctCAGCTGGTGTGGAGCAACGGCGCACTGCGGCAGTAGACCAGTGTGGCATGTAGGCGTGATAGGTGCGCCAGGGTCCAAGCTGTAGGCTTTATGCTGTACGCTGTACGACTGCAATCTAACTATCAAAagatattcacgattattattctgtgaatcgtgattcacgattagttTTTATTCATAACTACGATacgtgattcgtgattgagaatcgtgaatggcaaGACACGAGACTCATCACTGACCGCTGCGTGCGTGGCGTTGTGACGGAAGCCCCTGCGATAAGTTGTGAATAATcacacgattcacgaatcgtgaatggcgaGCCAGCCGTCGGGAGTCGTGACTGGCTGCTTGTGTGGATAGCACACCACACTGCGTtatcatcgtcgtcaaaTCCAAGCGTTGCGCTGGCTGCGCTGCCCAGCACCATCTTGAAATACTGCCCAGTAACCGTTACTCTCCTCTTTTCCGCAATTTTGGCGCAGTCTTGCGCCAAAGCACCCTTCGTCTACTGATTCTACGCTTTAACATACTAAAACGGCTCACATACAGCAAgtcacgaaccacgaatatcgtgaatcgtgaatcgtgaatcgtgaatcgtgaatcgtgaatcgtgaatcgtgaatcgtgaatcgtgaatcgtgaatcgtgaatcgtgaatcgtgaatctcggCGAATTCAGCTTGacagcttcacgcttggatCGGGAATTCTCGCTCAGAGTGGTGAAGTCAAGCACAGAAAAGGCGGTAACTCGTGACCaagttattcacgattggcaaGTGAACGGTTCCAACGGTCAaggctcgtgactgagccAATCGCGAATTAGAGAAGTACGGGTCAaggcgagcgacgagcgggtaagaagaagaaagaaaCCTTGACGTGTGTCGGGCTGCTTGTCATCCATGTTCGTCGTCACCTTTTCGACATTCCATCAGCCTTTTCAGCCTGCACAATCGAAAGCTTGCGTCTCTGTCTGACTTGCTCGATCACACCACGACATTGGCATACAAGCTCCTTCGCTAGCATTTCTATTTTCGGtcatcatgtcgagctcCGTAACACGCCAGCTCGGCTCGATTCTGCGATCCGCATCGAGATCCGCTCTTGCAGGTTCATCCAAGCAGAGCCTTGCGTCTGTTGCACCTCGAACTTACGGCCTcacctcggcatcgcgaGTCATGAGATTCTCCACAGCCCGAACCGCCTTGAACTCTGCcgaaaagaagaagcaggaCGAGACAAAGGCATCTGGCGAGGCTATGGGCGCCACCGACAAGGACGCGGCAGCCGGCGCTGGCAGCGAGGCGCTGCAAGCTCAgatcaaggagaaggatgccaagatcaaggaaTTGCAAGAGGCCATTCTGTACGGCAAGGCCGACTATCAGAACCTGCAGCGACGATCCAAGGACGAAAAGGCGCAAGCCGGTGACTTTGCCATtaccaagctcgccaaggacCTCACCAGCTCGATCGATATTCTCGGTCTGGCGCTCAAGTCGGTGCCCGAGGAACTTCGCACCGCACCCAAGGATCTTGACTTGAAGGACCCTCGTCGTGTCGTTGCGGATCTTTACTCGGGTGTCGACCTTACTTCCAAGTcgttgctcgacatgctccGAACCCACGGCATCGTCCAGTTTGATCCCACCGGTGACAAGTTCGACCCCAAGGAACACGAGGCTCTGTACCAGGCACCCGTTCCGGGCAAGGAGCCTGGTACCGTGCTCGAATGCAGCAAGGTAGGATACAAGATCAAGGACCGCCTGCTCCGAGCTGCCGAGGTCGGCGTGGTTCAGTCGACCGAATAAGTGCTGCCTTGTTGCATCGGATGGCTGCCAGCCATCCGCGTTGGACAAGCGAGTCCACAATGAAAACAAGCGCCCATCGTCGTACTGCTTTTCAGCTTTGTGCGGCTCGACTATCTCGTACCGACACAACTCTTGAGCAACACGGATTCGAGCAACACGGATTGGAGATCAACATGATTGTCAGCTGCAGGCCATCTTTCCTCTGTCGTCTTTGGTCGGCTGCAGGCCGTCATCCGTCTGGCAGTCGTCTATACACTGATTTCCCCCTTTCACTTCCCCTTCCACCTCCCAAAAGATGCCTCTCGCGGCATCGTCCAGCATTTGCTTGCGCTTTTTGCAATCCTTCTCCGTTTCGGAGACCCGGCCAGATTCCCATCTTAGGCATCGTTGTATATCTGTACTTTTTACATCATCCATCGTCTATACAAACACCACTTTTTCCACTTGTACATGTTTCTGGTGTTATGCACTGCTCAGTGTCCAGCAGACACTTTCTTCAGCCTGGGACCATGAGAGCGGTTGGTTGATTGGGCATTTGGTTAGGGTGAGGCGCATCAAGCCTATTCCCATGATGAGTAGCTTGCTCctacgattcacgattcacgattcttccGAAACGAAGACGCTCTCCGCAGAAACTGAGCCAAACATGAAAGTTTCCAttacaatcgtgaacacCACCTGAGAATACGCAGCGGAGCGTCTCTTGAAAGTGAATACGAGCCACGACGCGTATAATATTAATATTTACATAGAAACTACGGATGCCTCATCGATGATCTGAATACAAAACAGACAACTCCACTTTGAAGGCAACGGTCACGCGCCCAAACTGAGTTGCTGACTTGTCGTGCgtttgtgtgtgtgtgtgtgtgtgttttcgcttcttctttttcttcttctccaaGCAACGAGCAAAAAAGTCTGTTAAAATTTTGCTGCATTTTCATCAGacgctcacgactcagacTGAGCGGTCGAAattttttcttcttctttggcgTGACGGTGCCAgctgaagaggaggaggacgtGGCTGCACTCaattc from Mycosarcoma maydis chromosome 9, whole genome shotgun sequence harbors:
- a CDS encoding uncharacterized protein (related to checkpoint kinase chk1) — encoded protein: MTIPKSSTGQSYPPVLDYRIVQLIGGGGFSKVFRAVNPSSESHSVAAIKVISYAPNRSNKYPIDRRALQKEVQVHSILKHPNVLEFLGAVERGVDKNGNAGKEKGILMGEAVATTKESIRARDKERQQMLSSPSHDQNYVPGLYMVLELGAGGDLFDKIAPDYGVEEDLAHFYFQQLLAGLEYIHSQGVTHRDIKPENMLLDAEGNLKIADFGLCSVYKYKGKERELTGACGSLPYIAPEMNGKPYRGEPVDVWSSGVVLFAMLVGSTPWDEPTSRSPEYSAYRTGKLFEYDPWPRIPQDALSLLKKMMHPTPEKRITFEGIRRHRWFKRANDLMTQKGKCNDPVNLAEKLLQGLAVSGDIIVEVNGAAAAAARRLDLHSDGQRAQVPENVSLTQPDAILTSSFDLAARAVARGWADDTGPGGGLPLPSSTAMPAFASDDMSRRLAMSQHISSRRAEFSTTASGSGYDMALPGASQFTQALNHFTQFEALTHVAGTGSSHLRFSPHLTRFFSSASAATILALIIDVLDRLAVLNAHQAIGDQEELELEEAYNFMADGEPETTVPSDDSSRPTGGSKRLLIGSRGARIRLKTMDRRKCVLRGEVYVENLAAPDSTSDSASAPDRNAAKCLVVMKKGKGDPLEWRRLFREVCRRPEIMQTIIST
- a CDS encoding uncharacterized protein (related to MGE1 - heat shock protein - chaperone), whose protein sequence is MSSSVTRQLGSILRSASRSALAGSSKQSLASVAPRTYGLTSASRVMRFSTARTALNSAEKKKQDETKASGEAMGATDKDAAAGAGSEALQAQIKEKDAKIKELQEAILYGKADYQNLQRRSKDEKAQAGDFAITKLAKDLTSSIDILGLALKSVPEELRTAPKDLDLKDPRRVVADLYSGVDLTSKSLLDMLRTHGIVQFDPTGDKFDPKEHEALYQAPVPGKEPGTVLECSKVGYKIKDRLLRAAEVGVVQSTE
- a CDS encoding uncharacterized protein (related to cop9 signalosome complex subunit 7a), whose product is MAAVASVLAAPLTSTDRLEALLLVARSTKPRGAAAVNLIHQAVSAPGVFFFGELFDVAGVAELSMSSEIHLVAGYQLLCLFSYGTYTDYVHLNRSGCVPELSRDELQKLRQLTLLSLASQHKALSYALLHKAVGIPPDNSRELEDLIIETIYAGLISGKLNELQSRFEIHHVQGRDVPHPSLMSSPALSALSSLSSSTPQLDQIVASLQNWQSCTVSVLQSLQSRMDETRHSAADSALQHQQHRQALLHNLIESQHLLESQQQQQQPKKGKSAANPMDIDDVDNPWAAPKKKATVAGARGSKRSRA